The Phocoena sinus isolate mPhoSin1 chromosome 8, mPhoSin1.pri, whole genome shotgun sequence nucleotide sequence TGGCGGTATACAGCTTCTTCCTGGCTTGCCTGATGGGGCGTCAGTTTCTGAACCCAGCCAAGGCCTACCCCGGCCACGAGATGGACCTCGTTGTACCCCTCTTCACATTCCTGCAGTTCTTCTTCTATGCTGGCTGGCTGAAGGTGAGCCTCCCCGGGACGAGGCCAGCTGTGGCCCAGGGAGTCATGGCCGGTTAGGAGAGGAGGTGCCCTACACAGTGGCTTTGGAGACAGAAGGGCATCACTGAGGGGCGTGGAGAGGTGGACATGGCAGGAGCCAAGGTTTAAGGGTGGGAGCAAGGCTGCAAGGGGTTCCACCTGAGGATTTCCAGAGCCTCACCTACCCTCAAGGTGGCAGAGCAGCTCATCAACCCGTTCGGAGAGGATGATGATGACTTTGAGACCAACTGGATTGTCGACAGGAGTTTGCAGGTATGACGGGAGGAAGAGAGCCTGTCCCATGGCCCCTCCCCAAACTGGACCCAGGGAGGGGGCCCCACAGTTCTGTAGGGAGGCCTCACAGTGAATTGCCCAACCATCTACTCACAGGATTCTCAGCCTAACTTTTGAGGCTACAGGCTGCATCAGTCTCTCCATTTCACAGGAAGGGAaacttgaggcccagagagagagcAGTGACCTCTCCAAGTCACCTGGCAAATTCATGGTCCTGCTTGGGCTGACCTGTTGGACTTCTCCTTCTGTCCCCGACGACCAGGTGTCCCTGTTGGCTGTAGATGAGATGCACCAGGACCTGCCACCGATGGAGCGAGATATGTACTGGAATGAGCCAGAACCACATCCCCCCTACACAGCCGCTTCTGCCCAGTCTCGTCGGCCCTCCTTTTTCGGCTCCACCTTCAACATCAGGTGGGAAGTGCCAGGGAACCACTTCGGTGGGTAGAAAACCCCAAGTGCAAGGGCCTGCCTAAGAACTTAGAATAGTATTAGTTAATGCATATTGGGTGCCTATTAAGTGCTGGGCATTGTACTAAGCTCTTAACATATATTAACTATTTCCCCCCCCTCCAATAAACTTGGTTTGTTACCTCCAGTTTTCAGATGATTAAGtccaggttcagagaggttaagtcagtTGCccaacccaaggtcacatagctagcaaGCAGCACAGGTGGGCCAGGTATGTCTGGGTCCAACTCCACACCCTTAACCCTTACCTTGTGCTGTGTAAGGACTCTTAAAGCTATAAGGGCTCTTAGGTAGTCTCCAATCTAAGCCCCACCCCTTATTCAGAgttgaaaactgaggcttagagagagaaGGGACTTACTCAAGGGCAGTCAGTGATTAGTGATGCAGCTGGGATGTCAGGGCCTGGTTCCTGACTCTGGTTCCGAGCTATGTTTCCTGATAAGCCAGGGTGTTGGCatggggagtgggagtggggttCCCTGGGCAAGGAAGCGAGCAAGAGGCTGGGTCATCACAGGTACCTTCAGAGTAGACTTCTTGCTACAGAGTACGGGCCTCAGGTCAGCCCACAGCAGCCACATTTCCCCCACACGGGTCCTCTTTCCCTGGTTTGGTTAGAATCCCTTTTGAGCTGTAGCTGGGCCATGGCCGGCTGAAGAGGCGCCCCAGACAGCTCTCTCTCCCTAGGATGACAGAGTGGAGAGGACTTTGGAGAGTGTTTGCTGCATCTCAGGGTCTATCCCATCAAGGTGTTCTTCCACAGTATTAAAAGCGCTGTTCTCTTGTTAAGAACCGAGTATCCTATTAAGCTGTGATTAGAATTAGCTGGAGTCTCTAGTTGGTGTGAGGAAGGTTTGGATAAGAGATCAAATGATCGAGGATGGAGGCTTGCTTAGGTCAGAAACATTGCTGGAGGTCGCCTCTGAGTTTTCCATGGTTGGTAGCCCAGCTGCTGGGGAAGGAGGATAACAGAGAATAATAACACATAGACCTTGCCTCCAAGAAACACACAATTTAGTGAGGGAGTTCAAACCCAGAGCCCAGACTCTGGATACAAGGTACGAAGTACTGGATGCCTGGGCAAGGGACAGAGTATAGAACAGAGATCACCTTTGGCTGCCTGAGAGCTGGCCTCCAGCTGGACCTGGAGCTGGGCCTTGAAGCATGGGGAGAATTTGGACATGGGCAAAGGTGGCCACATTCACGGGTGGGTAGGCTTTCTCTTGCAGAGTAAAGGCTTTAGGCTCCAGGAAGCCAGACTTCTCTCTGGGGGGATACTGCTCCCAGCGGGAACCACAAATCCCTGGCTTACTCAGTCACTCCTGGGCCTCACGTGACCATCCATACCTGGGGAAGAGCCGTTCAGACAGCCCAGAGTGACGGGTTTCAAAGGGAAAATGTGGGTGCTGAAGAGGAAGCCCTTAAATACCAGGCTAGGGAGTTTGGATGTTAACATGGGCAAGAGGGAGCCACAGAACAGTGAGGCGAGCTCGGCCAGGAGGGATTAATTGAGAGGTACAAGATGGATCAGCAGAGAGGTGAGTCAAAGCTGAGGTGAGGAAGACTGTGTCCTGGGCCTTgggccagagggagaagagagggtaAGGGAGAAGTCAAGTCAGGCTTCAGGCCGTTGTCTGCCCACTAACCCCCGACTCTCCTGTTTCTTTCCAGTCTGGATAAGGAGGATATGGAGTTCCAGCCAGATCCGGAAGAGGAGGAAAGTGCTCACACTGGCATCGCTGGCCGCTTCCGAGGGCTGCAATCCCACGACCGCCAGCCCCCCAGGACAAACTCAAAGACCAAACTACTGTGGCCGAAGAAAGAAGTCCTTTCCCATGAGGGCCAGCCCAAGAACCTCGGGGGAGACGGACAGGACACCAGTGATAAGGAAGACGTCAAGGCCTGGAAAGGGGAGGATGCCTTCAAGTCCGCCGTGCTATATGGGAGGTCAGGCTACCACAGTGCCCCCCAGACACCCCTCAGCCACACCCTATGGTCTTCCCACCTGGACAGTCAGCACCCTCAAGTCTTCGCAAAGTCTCAGGCATGGATGACACCGTCAAAGACCAAAGCCTTCAGCCTGCAACTCCCAGGTCCAAGAAGAGCTTTGAATTGCTCCCAGAGAGTGCTGGGCCTCAACGGAGCACCCGGAAGTGAGTCACATGAGGAGGAAAACTGTCGAGTTTTAACCTAACAGACATGTCAGAGGCCCCTGAATATCTCAGAGAACCGCACTTGGGACAGTCGACAAGCAACACACACACTATACTCAAAGATCGTGGCGATCCCTACTGGGCCTTGGAAAACCACAGGTCTGTCCTCTACCCACAACCAGGGTCACTGAACCCCCCAGCCCACCAGGGGTGGTCCCCACCAGCTTCCCTGCTCTGAAGCCCACCCTACTCCCAGTTTTCCTATGGTTCTATGGCTGCCAGGGTATGCCCAGCACTGGCTTGGGGGCGCCGCACCTGGCTGCCACAGCAGGGGCTCTAGGGAAGTGTTGGCGACTTTTGCTTATTTCACCCAAGAGCCTGACTCACCAAGACTTCTCTGGGGCCCAGGGATAGGAAGACGAGGTTTGCACTGAGAGTAACGCCGAAGGGCCACTAGGCCAGGCTTACATGGGCTGACGTTACCAGTGGGCCCAGCTCACCTTAAGCAGGGGTGGCAGACACAGAAACACAGGTAGAACTTGGGGCTCTAGACTGTAGCCAAGAACTCAACTTACTGGCCAGGCTTAGCTGGGAGGTCGCGTATGAGCCCTTCCCCCATAACCAGTGGTGGTTCTGAAGCACTCCTGGAAAGGGTGCCACACTCCTGGGAACTGGCAGATAAGGTGGGGACAATCCAGGTCCCTTGGGGTATCTTACTGCTTTGGGGACCTCACCAAGACTTCTGAACTTAAATGAGCTCTTCATGCATTTTTTGAGGTCAACCTAAAGTTGTCACAGTACCACCAGGACGTTTGCCTTTATTCCAGATTCCCCAGCCCGCTCACCCAATTAgacccagccccccaccccagcccccaatcACGATGTGAAAGGGAAGTGTAACTTCTCATTTCTTATTATTCTCAAGCAGTTATTGAGGTCAGAATACCTAGCTTTGTATTGAAAACTGAAAAGGCCTACCACCTGTCATACTTCTCAGGGCTAGATGGAAACTTACAAATCACTGTGGCTGGTTTAGGAAACAATGTTAATGTAGTTGGTTAGCAAGGACCCAGACGGCTCCCCAGTCTTCTAACACTACTCACTGGTTAATATTCAAGATGTCTCAAACTCTCTCCCTCCTACTGCAGCTATTTTCCTATTGAAATGAAGGTCTCTCTCCATACTCATGTAAACTTTCCTCAAATTCTCACTAGGGATGAAGCAACATTCCTAGCCTGCTTCCAAGGGGGACGCTTCACTGGCCTGGTCCTACCTGCGTGTACACCAAGCAGGACACTGATCCAGTCATAGCCATATAGCTGTCCACACTGAAGAATATGTCCCTACGACAGCCTGAATTAAATGGTTACCTTAATGGAGAACGAGAATCAGTAGCTTCAAGTCTACTTTAAGCCTCAAAATGCTTTCTGtacatataaattgtgaaaacCAGAAGTGCTGGAAACGTAATAAAACACCTAATTCAGAACCAGGAATCCTTAAGTCCTGTTCTGAATTCAAAACACCCAAGCCTTGGTATCTTTCCCAAGCTAAGGAATTTCGTAAGTAAATACAGATCCTTCCTAAGCGTTTCACTTTGGTGAGTGTGACTGAGCCATGGTGGCACttacaaatttaataaagatgGCCTAGATACATTTCTAGCCCACCCCGAGAATTCAAAGACAACAGCTGGGTACCAAATTACTTTATTTGAAGGAATGGTACTAAGGAAAGGACTTGTATATATTTTGGTACAACTTACAGAAAAGGTAAGGTAACCCAAACATGCATGCACTGCCTTGGTGACCAGGGAAGTCACCCCTGTGGCTACGGGAAGCCAGCCTAAGGCTTAGCTCTCATTATCACTATTTCCGAGGGTGTGCTTGTCAAAGAGATACTGTGCCATGCCAGATTCGGGGGCCCCCATCGTGCGCAAGTTGGTTACGTGGTCACCCAATTCTTTAATGGATTTCACCTGCTCATTCAGATAATGAGTCTCAATGAAGTCACACAACTAGAaaagagaacaaggaaaaaaGTTATTGGGAAGCTTCCCCAGCCCCTAAGACAAATGATTTCCTCCATTTCCTCCCAGGTTGCCAACACTCACATGGGGGTCATTTTCTCAGTGGCAGTTGGTGCAGTTCCAGCAGTGACTGGTTCCGCTTTTTTCCAGGTGTAGCGCACATTCCATTGCATTCAGCCGTTCTCCCAGTCATCACGGTCTGGTTTCTGAATGGGAGGAGGTTAAGTCAGTGCATGTACAACCTCTACCACTTAAACCACGAATCAGCAAAAAGCGTCTAACGTGTGACCACCGCGCTTGGCAAAAGGAACAGCCAAGTTCCCCCGAAAACCGCTTCCAACTTAATATCCTTGCCCATTACTGTCTGCCAACTTTAGCTTAGATGGTAGGCCCGAAAAAGCgcaaaagacaaaaacccaaaGTATCCTCATCTGATAAGGGCAACTGCTGGGCTCAGTGATTTCTGACGCCAGAGGACTGCTAGACAGATGAGGCAGGGCGACCCTAGGGTCTTCAGTTCACCTTGATGTCCTGAAGGAAGATTCGGCCACCCCGCTGGTTCTGCAGCTTCATCAATTTCTCAGCATGTTCCCTCTCCTCACAAGACTGGTGAGAAAGTATTTGGCAAAGTTCTTCAAAGCCACATCATCGCGGTCAAAATAGTACGACTGAAAACAGTACATGAACATGTTAGGGATTCCCAAAGGAAGGCAGTCTGCGAGTCTAGGCTTCCTTCTCAAAGCCCAGCAAGAAAGGGTCTGAGCACAGGAAGACTAGAGCAAGGTGTGTTCCTGGATTGAACACGACAGTAATTAGTTTTTACTctgaaacacaaaaatgaaacttGGTCTTGAAACTGAAAGTTTGCTACAAGGAACCGTTAGAATATCATGGGAATTGCCTCCACATGGAACATCTTAAGCATCTGTTTAAGTGCAGAGAAAGTTCCTACAGCCCTGTCAAATCTGGTGAAGAGATGTTGGAGTATTTACCCTGCACTGTTAGTAGtgccttctccccctcctccctgggtAATCCATGTTAAAACATGagctgtcgggcttccctggtggcgcagtaggttgacagtccgcctgccgatgcaggggacgcgggttcgtgccccggtccgggaagacaccacatgccgcggagcggctgggcccgtgagccatggccgctgggcctgcgcgtccggagcctgtgctccgcaaacgggagaggccacagcagtgagaggcccgcgtaccgcaaaaacaaaaacaaaaacatgagctGCCAGCTTACAGCAGGCTGATGGATGTGTAAAATTAAACCCACTAGGCAAGGTAACAGTTGTGGGCAATGCCAAACGTATGTAAACATGTTATCAgtagaaaacaaagattttagTCCCTTTTACACCCTTGCTGTATTCAGCTGTTCCTGAAATGGAATGGACAGTCATAGAAATCCAGGCGTATTCCAACCCAGCCGGAACACGTTTATTCTTGGATGGTTTGCAAAAACGTAATAAAACCAATTATAACTAAAACTCCTACCACACCGATTAAAACCAGGATTTGGAAACTGATTCCACCGATTACTGCATGGAAAATTTTCAGGCCCCGTAACTGTTGGTGGACTATATCCAAGAACTAAAGGTTCAAATTACGCCACAACccttacacacaaaaaagataaagaatacGGGTGGCAGACAACTCGGTGTCCGACTGAAGGGAGATTTCTAGAGATATGCTTCAATTCAAGCGGGACTTAGAGATAAACAGAGCGGAGAGGTGGAGGTGGCTGTTCGGCCACGAGAGATAAACCACTTCGCACCAGCCCCCACTGTTGGACACCATTACCCAGCAGGCTCCGCCGGACTCAGGGGGATGGGAGCCGGACCTCCTCAGCACCGCCCCCCATCACGTGATCGAATGCAGAAGGGATGGAAATGCGAAAATCCACCTTCCTAACTGCAGGGTCGTACTGGTGGCAAGTGTGGCAACCCCGGAAGAAACTCAGCTCTTTAAATAAACTGGGGTGCGCAGAGGCGGCCCTGGCCCACGAGGGAGCACTCCAGGGGACAACTGCTCAGAATTTCTGCGCAGGAGTCCTAGAGGACCCGAAGCACCCTTCATTTTCCAGAAGGGCGCACGGAGGCGGGAGGCGGGAGCGGGAGGCGGGAGGCGGAGGCGGGAGGGCCCTCCCGGTAGCCACACCCCCGCCCTGCAGCCAGGGAGGCCGCGCCCGTGCCCCGTGGGCCCGCCCGCGCTCACCATGGACAGGTAGACGTAGGAGGCGTAGAGCTCCAGGTTGATCTGGCGGTTGATGGCGGCCTCCGAGTCCTGGTGGTAGTTCTGGCGCACCTGCGAGGGGGACGCGGTCGTCATGACGGGCGGCTGAGGTGAAACGGTGGCGGTGGCTGCGCGGCGCTGTAACGGCGGCGGGGACCTTGGGGCGATCGGAGGGCGCCGTGAGATGGGTGGCGAGGGCTGGCTCTGAGCGGCCGGCCGGAGCGGGGAACGAGCGCCGGGTTCCGTCCAAGCACTGTTGAAGCAAGAAACCGTGGCGACTCTCCGCGAGGACTGTGGCGCAGGTGACTATTGCCCGGCTCTTATAGCGGGAATGGGCGTCAGGCCCGCCGCGGCCAATCACGCCGCCCGCCCGCCCAGCTGAGCCCCGCCCCTTCCTGTGGACGCGCGGCTCCGCCTCgctggggggctggggaaggagggtggggaaggaggggtggggggtggcggtgCGGGGTCTGGGTGGCCTGGAGGCTGCAGCTTGTTCCGTGGAACGTGGGCTCGTTGCGTGGGGTTGGAGAGAAAACCTGAGCGGGGGCAGGAAGCTCAGTTCGGAGCCCTGACCCCGGTGGCGTCCTGCGTCTTGAACCGACAGGAAACTCCCCCTGGCGCCGGGGGCGTCAGGGCGATTCCGAGGTCCAGAAGGCACCCTGAGACTCTTGGCCAAGGGCATGTTAAAAATCAGAGCGGTAGAGCGCAGTTGCCACACCCCGAGGTGATTACTTCGTGATGCAAATAGGGAACCTGGAGGGTGAACGTGGGCCCGAGGAGGCCGAGTGAGTCAGAGGTCGGGCTGGGAAAGGACTCAAATTTCTCTTCCTCAAAGCTTAGAAAGAGACCGAATGCAGGCCGGGTGGGGTCCACGGCCCGTCGCGGGTTTGGCCCCTCTTACGGCTCCGGCGACCTGGTCCGCCGTTTGCTGAAAGCAAATATGGCTCCTCGTGCATTTGATACAACAAAGGCTGGGCGGGTCGTGTTTCCCGAGAGACTGCGGAGATCGCCTTCCCGAGGGAAACGTGGGGATGAGCCGTTGAATTCTGAGGAAATCGCCGGTAGCTTAAAGCTCAGAGACCAGGGGttagaaaatagagaagaagCCGCTTGGGTCTGGAAAGGATGCCGCGAGGCCATTTTGAAAAGGCCTCTTTTATTGGCCCCAGTCCCAGGAGCCTCGGGCTGAGCAGGCCCTACAGGGAGCCACCCCCAGGTTGTCCTTGGAGAGAAGCTAATGGCACTGAACGAATGTGCGCGACAGATGCCAGGGACCCTGCGGGGGGGGGACACAGGGGCACTGCGTGTGGCTTGCAGCAGTGTCCCCATCACTGGGTGTGAATTCATGGATGGCAGAACTGGACGGAGCTAGGCCGAGCGCCTGCGCCCAGTCTGCTCTCCTCAGGGTCACTATTCTTAGCCAGGTTCTTCAACGCATGGGTGGGAGACCTACCCAAGGACCTTTTCAGGATGTTCACAAACATGCAACTGGAAGCTGGACTTCCAaacctttaaaaaacatttttttttaaatttcaattaaaaaaagaaagaatgaaaaaaaaagaatgtatgtctctataactgaatcactttgctgtacagcagaaattaacacattgtaaatcaactatatttcaattttaaaaactttaaaaaaggaactTTACTAAAATATTAAGTTGCTGATGGAATTATGGCAGTTTCTCTCTTGCATCTGttattcatttcaaaatgaacatgtgttactttaaggaaaaaaatttttagtggGGCTAGAGCTACATATGATAAAGTAAGCAGAAGGGTGGTGGGAGAATACAGACAAGGAGTGCCTTACCCAGTCTGGGATAggaggtcagggaaagcttccctAACAAAGTGACActtgagggggacttccctggtggtccagtggtaaggaatccaccttccaatgcgggggaTGTAGGTTCcgtccctgttcagggaactaagatcccacatgctgcagggcaaataagcccacgtgccacagctgttgagctcgcatgccacaaactacagagcacACTCTCTttggagcccgcacgccacaactagagaagagaaaacccacttgccaaaactagagagaagcccgacagctgcaactagagagaaacccgagcAGACCGAGGGCCATAATGAAAAGATTCCgtatgcctcaacaaagatcccgtgccgcaactaagatacgatgcagccacacacacaaaaaaaggaaaataaatgttgaaaaagaaaagaaagtgacacTTGAACTGTCACTTAGTTcaaggaaaagtaaaagaaaggtgaaagggaggagggagatgaggAGGGAATTCCAAGCAGAGAGAGCAGCATATGTAAAGATACAAGGTGTGGAAATGCATGGCCTATCCAAGGCACCTTAAGAAAATGTGTTGGCCTGAAAGTAGAGTCCATGTTGGTGAAGCCTGGGAGGGTAGTATAGGGGCAAGGTCAGGAAGGGTTGTGTGTCGTAAAAAGGGGTTAAATCTTATCC carries:
- the FTH1 gene encoding LOW QUALITY PROTEIN: ferritin heavy chain (The sequence of the model RefSeq protein was modified relative to this genomic sequence to represent the inferred CDS: inserted 5 bases in 4 codons), coding for MTTASPSQVRQNYHQDSEAAINRQINLELYASYVYLSMSYYFDRDDVALKNFAKYFLTXSCEEREHAEKLMKLQNQRGGRIFLQDIKKPDRDDWENGXNAMECALHLEKSXNQSLLELHQLPLRKXDPHLCDFIETHYLNEQVKSIKELGDHVTNLRTMGAPESGMAQYLFDKHTLGNSDNES
- the BEST1 gene encoding LOW QUALITY PROTEIN: bestrophin-1 (The sequence of the model RefSeq protein was modified relative to this genomic sequence to represent the inferred CDS: inserted 4 bases in 3 codons; deleted 2 bases in 2 codons), whose amino-acid sequence is MTVTYSSQVANARLGSFSRLLLCWRGSIYKLLYGEFLIFLICYYIIRFIYRMARTDDQQVIFEKLTLYCDSYIQLIPISFVLGFYVTLVVTRWWNQYENLPWXDRLMNLVSCFVEGKDEQGRLLRRTLMRYANLGNVLILRSVSAAVYKRFPSPQHLVKAGFMTPSEHKHLQKLSLPHNSFWMPWVWFANLSTKAWIEGRIRDPVLLQSLLNEMNTLRTQCGQLYAYDWISIPLVYTQVVTVAVYSFFLACLMGRQFLNPAKAYPGHEMDLVVPLFTFLQFFFYAGWLKVAEQLINPFGEDDDDFETNWIVDRSLQVSLLAVDEMHQDLPPMERDMYWNEPEPHPPYTAASAQSRRPSFFGSTFNISLDKEDMEFQPDPEEEESAHTGIAGRFRGLQSHDRQPPRTNSKTKLLWPKKEVLSHEGQPKNLGGDGQDTSDKEDVKAWKGEDAFKSAVLYGRSGYHSAPQTPLSHXPMVFPPGQSAPSSLRKVSGMDDTVKDQSLQPATPRSKKSFELLPESAGXSTEHPEVSHMRRKTVEFNLTDMSEAPEYLREPHLGQSTSNTHTILKDRGDPYWALENHRSVLYPQPGSLNPPAHQGWSPPASLL